A window of the Hordeum vulgare subsp. vulgare chromosome 5H, MorexV3_pseudomolecules_assembly, whole genome shotgun sequence genome harbors these coding sequences:
- the LOC123398766 gene encoding probable carboxylesterase 2, with translation MASRILLPALLLLLLLCTHCGAAARRARGGESSSQVKFDFSPFLIEYKSGVVKRLMGTDRVSAAADPLTGVTSRDVTIDPAAGVDARIYLPSFRTTTKVPVVVYFHGGAFVVESAFNPIYHAYLNTLAAKAGVVAVSVNYRLAPEHPLPAAYDDSWAALKWVLANAAPGTDQWLSQYGDLSRLFLAGDSAGGNIAHNLALRAGEEGLDGGAKLKGVALLDPYFQGRSAVGAYSADPAYLQSAARTWSFICAGKYPIDHPYANPLMLPAASWQHLGSSRVLVTVSGQDRLSPWQRAYYSTLKSSGWPGQAELYETPGEGHVYFLTKMSTPQAQAEMATLVAFINRDD, from the coding sequence ATGGCGTCCCGGATCTTGCTGCCggcgctgctcctcctcctcctcctctgcacgCATTGCGGCGCCGCGGCGCGGAGGGCGCGCGGCGGCGAGTCCAGCTCGCAGGTCAAGTTCGACTTCTCGCCCTTCCTCATCGAGTACAAGAGCGGCGTGGTGAAGCGGCTCATGGGCACCGACCGCGTCTCCGCGGCCGCGGACCCGCTCACCGGCGTCACCTCCAGGGACGTCACCATCGACCCCGCCGCCGGCGTCGACGCGCGGATCTACCTCCCCAGCTTCCGCACCACCACCAAGGTGCCCGTCGTGGTCTACTTCCACGGCGGCGCCTTCGTGGTCGAGTCGGCCTTCAACCCCATCTACCACGCCTACCTCAACACCCTGGCCGCCAAGGCCGGCGTGGTGGCCGTGTCGGTGAACTACCGCCTGGCGCCGGAGCACCCGCTGCCGGCGGCCTACGACGACTCGTGGGCGGCGCTCAAGTGGGTGCTCGCCAATGCGGCTCCCGGGACGGACCAGTGGCTGTCCCAGTACGGCGACCTGTcccgcctcttcctcgccggcgacAGCGCGGGGGGCAACATCGCGCACAACCTGGCATTGCGGGCCGGGGAGGAGGGGCTGGACGGCGGCGCGAAGCTCAAGGGCGTGGCCCTCCTCGACCCCTACTTCCAGGGCCGTAGCGCGGTGGGCGCCTACTCGGCGGATCCGGCGTACCTGCAGTCGGCGGCGCGGACCTGGAGCTTCATCTGCGCGGGGAAGTACCCCATCGACCACCCGTACGCGAACCCGCTGATGCTGCCGGCGGCCTCGTGGCAGCACCTCGGCAGCTCCCGCGTGCTGGTCACCGTGTCCGGGCAGGACCGGCTGAGCCCGTGGCAGCGCGCCTACTACAGCACGCTCAAGAGCAGCGGATGGCCGGGGCAGGCGGAGCTGTACGAGACCCCCGGCGAGGGCCACGTCTACTTCCTCACCAAGATGAGCACGCCCCAGGCGCAGGCCGAGATGGCCACCCTCGTCGCCTTCATCAACCGCGACGACTAG
- the LOC123398765 gene encoding pentatricopeptide repeat-containing protein At3g16010: MARLLAVRGISSSPHLAWRVKQTENEIVQMFQPPVRRSEEAVATTGPRYTHSIRVMDERFIRILKIFKWGPDAEKALEVLMMKVDHWLVREVMKTDVGVSVKMQFFRWAARKRNYEHDTSTYMALIRCLEVVEQYGEMWKMIQEMVRNPVCVVTPMELSDIIRMLGNAKMISKAVAIFYQIKARKCQPTAHAYNSMIIMLMHEGEYEKVHELYNEMSNEGQCFPDTVTYSALISAFCKLGRQDSAIWLLNEMKDNGMQPTAKIYTMLMALLFKLDNVHGALGLFEEMRHQYCRPDVFTYTELIRGLGKAGRLDEAYNFFHEMRREGCRPDTVLMNNMINFLGKAGRLDDAIKLFEEMETLRCIPSVVTYNTIIKALFESKSRVSEISSWFERMKGSGISPSPFTYSILIDGFCKTNRTEKAMMLLEEMDEKGFPPCPAAYCSLIDALGKAKRYDLANELFQELKENCGSSSARVYAVMIKHLGKAGRLDDAVDLFDEMNRLGCTPNVYAYNALMSGLARAGMLDEALTTMRRMQDHGCIPDINSYNIILNALAKTGGPDRAMGMLCNMKQSAIKPDAVSYNTVLGALSHAGMFEEAAKLMKEMNAIGFDYDLITYSSILEAIGKVDQE; the protein is encoded by the exons ATGGCGCGCCTCCTCGCCGTCCGGGGCATCTCCTCGTCGCCGCACCTCGCGTGGAGGGTAAAGCAAACAG AGAATGAGATTGTCCAGATGTTCCAGCCCCCGGTTCGTCGGAGTGAGGAGGCAGTAGCAACCACTGGACCAAGGTACACGCATTCCATACGAGTGATGGATGAGAGGTTCATTAGGATCCTGAAGATATTCAAGTGGGGCCCTGATGCTGAGAAGGCGTTGGAGGTATTAATGATGAAAGTTGATCACTGGTTGGTAAGAGAGGTTATGAAAACGGATGTTGGGGTCAGTGTGAAGATGCAATTTTTCAGATGGGCAGCAAGGAAGAGGAATTACGAACACGACACATCCACTTACATGGCATTGATACGTTGTTTAGAGGTAGTAGAGCAGTATGGTGAAATGTGGAAAATGATCCAAGAAATGGTACGGAATCCTGTATGTGTTGTCACGCCGATGGAGCTATCAGACATCATCCGGATGCTGGGGAATGCCAAGATGATCAGTAAGGCAGTTGCAATCTTTTACCAAATCAAGGCACGAAAGTGCCAACCCACTGCTCATGCATATAATAGCATGATAATCATGTTAATGCATGAGGGAGAGTATGAGAAAGTGCATGAACTTTACAATGAGATGAGCAACGAGGGCCAATGCTTCCCAGACACCGTGACTTACAGTGCACTCATTTCTGCTTTCTGCAAACTTGGTCGCCAGGATTCAGCAATTTGGTTGTTGAATGAGATGAAGGACAATGGAATGCAGCCAACTGCTAAGATATATACCATGCTAATGGCTTTGCTCTTTAAGTTGGACAATGTTCATGGGGCATTGGGTTTGTTTGAAGAGATGAGGCATCAGTACTGCCGACCAGATGTGTTTACTTACACTGAATTAATCAGGGGACTCGGTAAAGCTGGGAGATTGGATGAAGCATATAACTTCTTCCATGAAATGCGAAGAGAAGGCTGCAGGCCAGACACAGTTCTTATGAATAATATGATAAATTTCTTGGGCAAGGCTGGTCGTTTGGATGATGCTATCAAGTTGTTTGAGGAGATGGAGACATTAAGGTGTATTCCTAGTGTGGTGACCTACAACACTATAATAAAAGCTCTTTTTGAATCTAAATCTCGTGTTTCTGAGATTTCATCATGGTTTGAGAGAATGAAGGGAAGTGGAATATCCCCTAGTCCATTCACCTACTCAATCTTGATTGATGGATTCTGCAAAACCAACAGGACGGAGAAGGCTATGATGCTGCTGGAGGAGATGGATGAAAAGGGCTTCCCTCCATGTCCAGCGGCATATTGCAGCCTGATTGATGCTCTTGGAAAAGCCAAACGGTATGATCTTGCAAACGAGCTATTTCAGGAACTAAAAGAAAATTGTGGCTCCTCTAGTGCTCGAGTGTATGCAGTGATGATAAAACACTTAGGGAAGGCTGGACGGCTTGATGATGCTGTAGATCTGTTTGATGAGATGAACAGACTTGGTTGCACTCCTAATGTTTATGCTTACAATGCCCTCATGTCTGGATTGGCAAGAGCAGGCATGCTTGATGAAGCTCTTACTACAATGAGAAGAATGCAAGATCATGGGTGTATTCCTGATATTAATTCGTACAATATCATCCTGAATGCACTGGCAAAAACAGGAGGTCCTGATCGTGCCATGGGGATGCTTTGTAATATGAAGCAGTCTGCAATAAAACCAGATGCTGTGTCATATAATACTGTTCTTGGTGCCTTGAGTCATGCAGGCATGTTTGAGGAGGCAGCTAAATTGATGAAAGAGATGAATGCGATAGGATTTGACTATGATCTTATTACGTATTCATCTATACTTGAGGCGATTGGAAAGGTTGATCAAGAATGA